A window of the Blattabacterium cuenoti genome harbors these coding sequences:
- a CDS encoding homoserine kinase — translation MKGIKIFAPATVANLACGFDVIGLALDFPKDEIFLYKSNNPGIRINRIYGASLPNDPRKNVAFVALQFFLKKYQQRQKFDNEKKIGFEIELIKNIHPGSGIGSSAASAAGVVYGANILLGNPFNKIQLIRFAMEGERVASGTAHADNVAPAIMGGLTLVRSYKPLDITKLHTPDELWVSIIHPQIEVKTSDAREILKQKILMTDAIRQWGNVGALVAGLYLEDYELISRSLEDVIAEPIRAMLIPAFYELKIRCKEIGALGGGISGSGPSVFMLSKGNHTAKKVTEVMNRVYSPLKVDYKTYTSPINQIGVKWTKIL, via the coding sequence ATGAAGGGAATTAAAATATTTGCACCAGCTACTGTTGCTAATTTAGCTTGTGGCTTTGATGTCATTGGATTAGCTTTAGATTTTCCTAAAGATGAAATTTTTTTATATAAATCCAATAATCCAGGAATACGTATTAATCGAATATATGGGGCATCATTACCTAATGACCCAAGAAAAAATGTGGCTTTTGTCGCTTTGCAATTTTTTTTGAAAAAATATCAACAAAGACAAAAATTTGATAACGAAAAAAAAATAGGATTTGAAATAGAATTAATTAAAAATATTCATCCTGGAAGTGGAATAGGATCTAGTGCCGCTAGTGCCGCTGGGGTTGTTTATGGAGCTAATATTCTATTAGGAAATCCTTTCAATAAGATACAATTAATCCGTTTTGCAATGGAAGGAGAACGTGTTGCAAGTGGGACGGCTCATGCTGATAATGTTGCTCCTGCTATCATGGGAGGACTAACATTAGTCAGAAGTTACAAGCCGCTGGATATTACTAAACTACACACACCTGATGAATTATGGGTCAGTATAATACATCCGCAAATTGAAGTCAAAACATCAGATGCTAGAGAAATTTTAAAACAAAAAATATTAATGACAGATGCTATTAGACAGTGGGGAAATGTAGGAGCGTTGGTTGCAGGATTATATCTAGAAGATTATGAGTTAATAAGTAGATCTTTAGAAGATGTTATTGCTGAACCGATACGAGCTATGTTAATTCCAGCTTTTTATGAATTAAAAATAAGATGCAAGGAAATAGGAGCTTTAGGGGGGGGGATTTCTGGTTCAGGGCCTTCTGTTTTCATGTTGAGCAAAGGAAATCACACGGCAAAAAAAGTTACTGAAGTTATGAATAGAGTATATTCTCCGTTAAAAGTTGATTATAAAACTTATACTTCCCCTATCAATCAGATAGGAGTCAAGTGGACTAAAATATTGTAA
- the thrC gene encoding threonine synthase has translation MLYYSLKNYKNLVSFEDAVLTGLSPDGGLYMPQSIPKLDPKFIHELPTYDIYTIASFVIKPYIEKYIPEKYIDNIIHDTLNFSFPLKKIHDNIHVLELFHGPTLSFKDVGAKFMAECLNFFSEKLGKTVTVLVATSGDTGGAVAKGFHKKPGIEVIILYPYHGISSLQEKQITSLGDNILALEIHGNFDDCQNMVKKAFLDKEVNKKYTLTSANSINVGRWLPQMFYYFLAYRQIIEKNPIELIFSVPSGNFGNICAGMMAEKMGLPIKFFIASTNINDTIPRFLKSEKYHPLPVRKTISNAMDISDPSNFSRIWHLYQKNIFQLRKKLSSYKFTDEETLSSIKIIWKKYKYMLDPHGAIGYLGLRQYLQEINNISEPAIFLETAHPIKFLDHIPSFLRKKIVPTQELEIFLNKKNTNKKISLSNNFHVFKNWLLEKK, from the coding sequence ATGTTATATTACAGTTTAAAAAATTATAAAAACTTAGTTTCTTTTGAAGATGCTGTTTTAACAGGTTTGTCACCTGATGGCGGATTATATATGCCTCAATCTATTCCTAAACTAGACCCTAAATTTATTCATGAACTTCCAACTTATGATATTTATACGATAGCGTCGTTTGTGATAAAACCTTATATTGAAAAATATATCCCAGAAAAGTACATTGATAACATAATTCATGATACTTTGAATTTTTCCTTTCCATTGAAAAAAATACATGATAATATTCATGTATTAGAACTTTTTCATGGGCCTACTTTATCATTTAAAGATGTAGGGGCTAAGTTTATGGCAGAGTGTTTAAATTTTTTTTCTGAAAAATTGGGAAAAACTGTTACGGTTTTAGTGGCTACTTCGGGAGATACCGGAGGTGCTGTTGCTAAAGGATTTCATAAAAAACCGGGAATAGAAGTCATTATTTTATATCCATATCATGGTATCAGTTCTTTACAAGAAAAACAAATCACTTCATTGGGAGATAACATATTGGCTTTAGAAATACATGGAAACTTTGATGATTGTCAGAACATGGTTAAAAAAGCCTTTTTAGACAAAGAAGTAAACAAAAAATATACATTAACTTCGGCTAATTCTATTAATGTAGGGAGATGGCTTCCTCAAATGTTTTATTACTTTTTAGCTTACAGACAAATAATCGAAAAGAATCCTATAGAACTAATTTTTTCAGTTCCTAGTGGAAACTTTGGAAATATTTGTGCAGGAATGATGGCTGAAAAAATGGGATTACCAATAAAATTTTTTATTGCATCTACAAATATTAACGATACTATACCTAGATTTTTAAAATCTGAAAAATATCATCCTCTTCCGGTAAGAAAAACTATATCAAATGCTATGGATATATCTGATCCAAGTAATTTTTCTAGGATATGGCATTTATATCAAAAAAATATATTTCAATTGAGAAAAAAACTATCTTCCTATAAATTTACAGATGAAGAAACTTTGTCAAGTATAAAAATAATCTGGAAAAAATATAAATACATGCTAGATCCACATGGAGCTATTGGTTATTTAGGACTTAGACAATATTTACAAGAAATTAATAATATTTCAGAACCAGCTATATTTTTAGAAACAGCTCATCCTATTAAATTTTTAGATCATATACCATCTTTTTTGCGTAAAAAAATTGTTCCCACTCAAGAATTAGAAATATTTTTGAATAAAAAAAATACCAATAAAAAAATATCTCTATCCAATAATTTTCATGTTTTCAAAAATTGGTTATTAGAAAAAAAATGA
- a CDS encoding thymidylate synthase: MKQYLNLLKNVLKKGIKRKDRTGIGTISLFGYQMRFNLEKGFPLLTTKKLNIRSIIYELLWFLKGDTNIQFLINNQVNIWNKWADDHGELGPIYGFQWRKWPTYDGHFVDQIVNLIKEIKFNPNSRRLIVSSWNVGMIKNMALPPCHLLFQFYVYKKKLSLLLYQRSADIFIGLPFNIASYALLVTMLAKTLHLKEKELIHTIGDAHIYNNHIKQVKLQMKRTPRPLPKMILNSSAKDIFQFRFEDFELKNYNPFPHIKGDVAI; encoded by the coding sequence ATGAAACAATATTTAAATTTATTAAAAAACGTATTAAAAAAGGGGATAAAAAGGAAAGATCGTACTGGAATAGGAACAATAAGCTTATTTGGATATCAAATGAGATTTAACTTAGAAAAAGGGTTTCCTCTTTTAACCACTAAAAAATTAAATATACGGTCTATTATTTATGAACTATTATGGTTTTTAAAAGGAGATACAAACATTCAATTTCTAATAAATAATCAAGTTAATATTTGGAATAAGTGGGCGGATGATCATGGAGAATTAGGTCCAATATATGGATTTCAATGGAGAAAATGGCCAACCTACGATGGCCATTTTGTTGATCAAATAGTTAATCTTATAAAAGAAATTAAGTTTAATCCTAATTCTAGACGTTTAATTGTTTCTTCTTGGAATGTAGGGATGATTAAAAATATGGCACTCCCTCCTTGCCATTTATTATTTCAGTTTTATGTATATAAAAAAAAATTATCGTTGCTTTTATATCAAAGGAGTGCAGATATTTTTATTGGATTGCCATTTAATATTGCTTCTTACGCTTTGTTAGTCACTATGTTAGCTAAAACTCTCCATCTAAAAGAAAAAGAACTCATTCATACTATAGGAGATGCTCATATCTATAATAATCATATTAAACAAGTTAAATTACAGATGAAAAGAACTCCAAGACCACTTCCTAAAATGATTCTTAATTCTTCTGCAAAAGATATTTTTCAATTTCGTTTTGAAGACTTTGAATTAAAAAACTATAATCCTTTTCCTCATATTAAGGGAGATGTAGCTATTTAA
- a CDS encoding ribose-phosphate diphosphokinase produces MNQKVLFFSTRSGLKLSENIAYYYGNFLGKVQFLEFSDGEYTPCFEQSVRGSQVFLIGSTFPPVDNLMELLLMSDAARRASASNITLVIPYFGWARQDHKDRPRTPIAAKLIANLIVASGATRVMTMDLHADQIQGFFDIPVDHLYASRIFIDYIKKLNIDQLTIASPDMGGAKRARSYAGYLGTDVVICYKERKKANEIEFMNLIGNVKEKNIILIDDMVDTAGTLTEAANLIKEQGAKSVRAIATHPVLSGNSYEKIHQSSIEELVVTDTIPINQMNPKIQILSCAPLFAEVMQSVHKDESISNKFII; encoded by the coding sequence ATGAATCAAAAGGTTCTCTTCTTTTCTACAAGAAGTGGGTTAAAACTATCAGAAAATATAGCTTATTATTATGGAAACTTTCTTGGTAAAGTACAATTTTTAGAATTTAGTGATGGAGAATATACTCCTTGTTTTGAACAATCTGTTCGTGGATCTCAAGTATTTTTGATTGGTTCTACTTTTCCTCCAGTAGATAATTTAATGGAATTATTGTTAATGAGCGATGCTGCTCGTAGAGCTTCAGCTTCTAACATAACACTTGTAATTCCGTATTTTGGATGGGCAAGACAAGATCATAAAGATAGACCTAGAACTCCTATTGCCGCAAAACTTATAGCAAATTTGATCGTTGCTTCAGGAGCCACTAGAGTCATGACCATGGATTTACATGCAGATCAAATTCAAGGATTTTTTGATATCCCTGTAGATCATTTATATGCATCTAGAATATTTATTGATTACATTAAAAAATTAAATATAGATCAATTGACAATCGCTTCTCCAGATATGGGAGGAGCCAAAAGAGCTAGAAGTTATGCTGGTTATTTAGGTACAGATGTAGTAATCTGTTATAAAGAAAGAAAAAAAGCAAATGAAATAGAATTCATGAATCTTATAGGGAATGTAAAAGAAAAAAATATTATACTTATAGATGACATGGTAGATACAGCAGGCACTTTAACAGAAGCTGCTAATTTAATAAAAGAACAAGGAGCGAAAAGTGTACGTGCTATAGCTACTCATCCTGTTTTATCAGGGAATTCATATGAAAAAATACATCAATCATCGATTGAAGAATTGGTGGTAACAGATACAATTCCTATAAATCAAATGAATCCGAAAATTCAAATTTTATCTTGTGCTCCGCTTTTTGCGGAAGTGATGCAATCAGTACATAAAGACGAGTCTATTAGTAATAAATTTATTATATGA
- a CDS encoding 50S ribosomal protein L25 — MKYVNIYGYKRDLGKEAVRSIRLSGKIPCILYGKNINIPFSTSLENLRKIVYTTEVYGIILKIEGYDKSINAIRKEIQFDPVNEKILHVDFYKIDKIKPIILEIPIKYFGRPIGVTKGGEYHSNIRKLKVKANSYNMPEHIKLNINSLDIGDRIIVEDLHNDKYTILNPSHALIASVKNSRIIVKGAQEQEEENQKKEENQKKEENQKKEEKK; from the coding sequence ATGAAATATGTTAATATATATGGTTATAAAAGAGATCTTGGAAAAGAAGCAGTTCGTTCCATTAGACTTTCTGGAAAAATACCATGTATTTTATATGGAAAAAATATAAATATTCCGTTTTCTACTTCATTAGAAAACTTAAGGAAAATAGTATATACTACAGAAGTATATGGTATTATTCTTAAAATAGAAGGATATGATAAAAGTATTAATGCTATTCGAAAGGAAATACAATTTGATCCTGTTAATGAAAAAATATTACATGTAGATTTTTACAAAATTGATAAAATTAAACCTATTATATTAGAAATTCCTATTAAATATTTTGGTAGACCTATTGGAGTAACAAAAGGTGGGGAATATCATTCGAATATCAGAAAATTAAAAGTTAAAGCCAATTCATATAATATGCCAGAACATATTAAATTAAATATAAATTCTTTAGACATAGGTGATAGAATAATAGTTGAAGATTTACATAATGATAAATATACTATATTGAATCCTTCTCATGCATTGATAGCAAGTGTAAAAAATTCACGTATAATTGTTAAAGGTGCCCAAGAACAAGAAGAAGAAAATCAAAAAAAAGAAGAAAATCAAAAAAAAGAAGAAAATCAAAAAAAAGAAGAAAAAAAATAA